The stretch of DNA GAGCAGAGGGCTGGGTTTGAGGAAATCTTGGATCACGTGGTGAACAATAGGAAACAGGTTTTCTTTTTTGATGGTCTTGGTGGCACGGGTAAGACTTATCTCTACAAGGCGCTTCTTGCTAAAGTGCGTTCATCGGGTAAAATAGCTATTGCAACCACGACATCCGGAATAGCCGCATCAATCATGCCCGGTGGATGTACCGCCCACTCCAGGTTCAAAATTCCGGTTAAGCTCATGGATAATAGCATCTGCAGCTTCACCAAGCAGAGTGGTACTGCGGAGTTGCTTCGGAGAGCATCTCTCATAATTTGGGATGAGGTTACCAGGACGAAGCGTCACGCAGTTGAGGCACTTGATAGGTCACTACAGGATATCATGGGATGTGTTATGCCATTTGGGGGGAAGGTTGTGGTGTTTGGAGGGGATTTTAGGCAGGTCCTTCCCGTTGTCCCGCGTGGGACAAGAGCACAAATCACTGACGCCACGCTGCAAAGATCATATCTATGGGAGAGAATTAGACAAATACGCCTCACGCGTAATATGAGAACACAGACTGACCCGTGGTTCTCCAAATACCTCTTGAGAATTGGCAATGGAACGGAGGAGACAATCGGTGATGATTATGTGCGTCTGCCTGATGACATTGTGATAGGTTACACACCTGGTGACGCACCAGTCATGAAGCTTATTGAACACGTGTTCCCATCTCTTCATGAGAACGCATCATCCGGTGCCTACATGAGCACACGTGCTATTCTTTCTACCAAGAATGAGCACGTGGACAACCTAAATGCAAAGATGATTGACAGATTTCCCGGCCAAGAAAAGGTATACTATAGCTTTGATTCTGTCGATGATGATACACGCAATAACTACCCAATTGACTATCTGAACAACCACACTCCAAATGGCTTGCCTCCCCATATTTTGAAAGTTAAAGTTATTTGTCCTGTCATTCTGCTCCGGAATCTCGATCCTAATAATGGACTTTGCAATGGAACGAGATTGATGATTATAGCTTTCCAAAATAACACAATCGACGCGGAGATTGTTGGTGGACAACATGCTGGAAAGAGAGTGTTCATCCCTAGGATCCCGATGGCACCCTCGGAGGATATTTCACTTCTTTCAAGTTGAAGAGGAAGCAATTCCCTATTCGTCTCAGTTTTGCAATGACCACAAACAAAGCCCAGGGGCAAACCATCCCAACTGTTGGCATTTACCTTCCGGAGCCTGTATTCTCTCACGGTCAGCTTTATGTTGCACTGTCAAGGGGTGTTTCAAGGCAGACAACTCGGGTTCTGGCAAAGCCAAATAAAGAAATAGATCAAATTGGTAAAAGCACCAAAAACATTGTGTATAGAGATGTGTTGGAGGGATGAAGCAGGTTTGTCATCCATAAATATTGCTGTGGATTTCTACTATTGGGCGTGTATTTATAATGTTTCTTAGAACTAACATCATATGTTTCTAAATGCAGATTTTCGTCAGTGCACATCCTGTTGGCAGGATACAGAAGCCATCTTCTGTAAGTTGCATTGCGAAACATTTTATCGTTCAAAGTTAGCTCTTAACTATTTGTTGGTGTACCTAGCAGTCTCATTTATTCATGGTTGAAAAACTTTGTTGTGATCACACATGCTCCATCCTACATGATTATCATTCCTGAATTAATCATTAACTATCCTGTTATGATGAACGCTTGTCTCAGTAACACTTATTATTTGCTCTAGCAGCATTGCCAGGTTGTTTTTTTATATTCAAATTTGTACTTTCGCTCTTGTCAGTCCAACATTTTTAAAAGGTTCATCTTATCTTATGTCCAGTTTGCactatacagagcagttgcacaCATGACTCCTTGGGGAAGTTTAGAATTTTTGAATTCATATTGCTGGAGTGTAGATGGAAGTTTCAGTGTGATGCTTCTAATTACTGTATTGGACTGACAAGACCTGACGGTCTGTGTTGCGACTAATGAAGATGTACATCATGTGGTGGGGAGATGCACAAGAGTTCAAGCATTGTGTATGACTATTATAATTTCTCGGCACTACAAGATCTGCAGCATTTTACCTATTCTGGTCCTCACTGGCTTCTTTGTGATGACATTATTTTTTAGAAAGCCCAGGCTTCTATTGTTTCCTCTGTTCAGTTCTTTTTTATAGGAGAAGGTTAATTTTTCAGATTTGTCCCATCTTGCGTGCAGGGGACTTTGTTTTCTTATTTAAGAATTATGGTTAATATTTAATTTCGTTGGCAGAGAAACTTTGTTATATAAATGTACATGTATCGATGTAGTAAGTATTGGAATATTGCTCTTTTCCTCTGTCAGAAGTGAATAACCCCAAAGAAAGAAGATTACCCCCAGCACGACATTTGTATCTACATATTTTACATATATATTTTTCGAGCATGATTTTGAGGCTCTGGCTAGCATCCTGATTGCCAATTTTGGTACATTATTGCCAATTTCTCCAAGCCGGACCTGATATCAGCCAAGTGATGGAGAAATGTGCTCCAGATGTCATCCTGGTGGAGAAAACAGTTTCGCGGGGCATACAGGAGCTTCTACTAAAACAAGGTGTCACTTTGGTGCTTCATATGAAGCTCGACCGGCTGCAGAGAATTACACGCTGCTCTCGATCTCCTATAGTCTTCTATCTCTAAATTAAAAAAAGGCTATATATGCAAAGGCAGGCTTGTTTGTCTTTTCTTGATTTATAATATTTTCTGATGCAACCAAACTATCTTTATATGCATATTATTCTCACATATATACTTGTATATTAGTCGAGACGTGCATTTGCACGTGCACGCTTACTAGTATGGTGTAGTTCCCTAGTCGAGCTCACCAAATTATTGATCAACTACTCTAGGATCGGTGATTTTGAGAGTACATGTCGCTATTAATCAGCCGTGCACGAAGCCACGAATCAACCACACTCCACTGCAAGAATGCACACATGCATGCCTGGTCCATCCATCACATGCCGAATACAACATCCAACCCTCTCCAAAACGTATTAATATATCCATCAACCGAATCTAACATCCAACAACAAAAATTTATGTTCTGACTCCCACTAATCGGATTTATCCATCTGGACACAGTAGGTGGTACCATGTTGGTTCAAAGCCCTATTTAAGCCCATGCACCCCTCTACGAAACTCATCACCAGTATAATCACTTAGAAAATCTAGTCATCTCATCTTCTGCAGCTGAGCTCACCACCACTACTATTGCTAGCTAGATCGAGATGGCCCGTGCTGCAGTTGCTCGGCTCGTGCTGGTCGCCCTGGTGGCGACAATGCTTCTCATAACCACCGACGCGGCCATCTCATGCGGTCAGGTGAACTCCGCCTTGAGCCCCTGCATCTCCTATGCACGAGGCAACGGTGCCAACCCGTCTGCGGCCTGCTGCAGCGGCGTCAGGAGACTTGCGGGCGCAGTGCGGAGCACCACTGACAAGAAAACGACGTGCAACTGCATCAAGAGCGCTGCTGGTGGGCTCAGCGCTGGCAAGGCCGCCGACATCCCCTCCAAGTGCAGCGTCAGCATCCCATACGCCATCAGCCCTTCCCTCGACTGCTCTACTATTCGCTAATCAACCACTGCCCACCATGGCTGCCGCATATCGCGCCATCCGACGTTTCTGAGTATGCTTAAGTCACAAATACATATGAATAAACGCTCTGACCTGATCTCCATGTGAGGGAGAAAGGAGTGCGTACGCTGAGCCAGCTCTGAATGGCCGGCCACTGTCGTACTATTGTTGCTTTTTACTTTCACTCCCATTGAGGAGACACGAGACTTTATTGTACGTTGTACCATGTACACTTCTAGTATGTGGATTGTACTTATAATTATTTCTCCCAGGTAATTTAATCCACATAACAACCGTGAGAGACGATGAAAATAAAGTGAATGCATAGGACCTCTTACGGGTTTTAATTATAAGGCATCTCAAATGGCAACCCGAAAATTTTCTCCCGCATCCGTCCGCGGGCAGGGAACGCCATCCAATGCTAGCCATATAAAACGAGCCAACAATTCGACCAAAGCTCACGAAATTCTATCAAACGGGCTGCATGGCGGGGACAGGGGCTCCACCTTGACCCGGCGTCCGATCAGGATGCCGCGGTGGTGCGGGGGcgaggctggctcctcaccatgCAATGTCCGATATGGATGCGGCAGTTGTGCCGGGGAGGGGTTGGCTCCTGCTTCATTGATGTAGCGTGGCGGGGACAGCGGATCCACCTTCATGCACGCCGGCGATGGCGGAGAGGGCCCCATGTACGGAGCGACCGCCCGTCATTATCTCGATCTGACGGACAATATATCGTCCGTCAGAGCAGCCACCTTGAGGGGTCGGGGCGGCTATAGCGGTGGCTCATGTGGATGCGGGGGCGTTGCTTGGTCCTCCTCGTCACCGGAGGAGACGACGATCTCCTACTTGGTGGGGGAGCCAGCAGCCGTGGATGCTGACGGGCTAGGAGAGTGTGGGCGGCGGCACCAAGAACCATCAGAGGATGAGGTTCCGCCTACTACATCTGCCGGAGCGGAGCACCACGACTTTTGAATCGCCTGAGCTTGGGtcgaagagggggggggggggggggcccaggaacaaaggggggggggggggggggccggtGCTCAGGGAGGGGGACTGCGGCTATGTGCGCTGCCGACACATAGTTTAAAGAGCCACGGCGCAGGCCAGGCGAAGGGGTTGTCCACTTCAATGCGGCACAGCgaccggagttggttcctcgggaaCATGCGTCGGCATTGAAGCGGCAGCTATCGAGAGGCCACGTCGGTCCAGGCCGGCATGCATGCGGCGCAGTAAGTGATGTCAATTGAAACTGCGTCGGTATTTCCcgaaagaggaagggatgatgcagtataGCTAGgttaggtatttccctcagttatgaaaccaagatatcaatctagtaggagaaccaagcaacattATGTAAACGGTATCTTCACACAAagaagaggggttgtcaatccctcctagGTAACAACGCCAGAAATTAGCAAGTTGACGAGAGAATATTTGTGATAGACTGGATAAATAGCTCTAGGTAAAATATAAATAAAATAAGTAATAAAAAATGCAGCAATATATTTTGGGtctttggaataatagatctgaaaataaaaacgaataaaatagatctcaaagcaaatatgataaaaaaaagactggggggggggggcgggggcgtagatttcactagtggttgctctcaagaaatagcatacggtgggtaaaaaattactgttgggaaattgatagaagattgaataattatgatgatatccaaggcaatgatcaatatataggcatcacatccaagattaatagatcgactcatgcctgcatctactactattactccacacatcgactgctatccagcatgcatctcgtgtattaaattcatggagaaacggagtaatgaaataagaacgatgacatgatgtagacgagatctattcatgtaggaataacccccatcttgttatccttaatagcaacgatacatgcgtgtcttgctaccccttctgtcactgggaacgAATAACTCAAGATTGAACTCATCACAAAGCatctcttcccatggcaagaaaaaacgatgtagttggcctaactaaaccaaagatttgaagaagaagtacgaggctataaataatcatgcatataagagatcaaaggagacacaaataatattcatggatatagatctgatcataaactcaaagtttatcggatcccaacaaacacaccgcaaaaagcgttacatcaaatagatgtccaagagaccattgtattgagaatcaaaagacagagaacaagccatctagctactgcctatgGACCGGTAGGTCTATGGTGGACTattcacacatcatcggagaggcaccaatgagaatgatgaaccactggtagaaaaagggcctgtagtcccggttcgtaagggccttttgtcccggttctggaaccgggactaaagggtcggtactaatgccctgtccctttagtcccggttcaatccagaaccgggacaaatgggcctccacgtggcctgtgcgcggagcccaggcaggagaccctttggtcccgattggtggctccaaccaggaccaataggcatccacgcgtcggCATTTCTGTGgttggggtttttgttttttttgaggggggggggttgggggttttggggggttaatttaggtgtttcatatattgtgttagctagctacaATTAATAGccagaagtgtcctctcttatgtccgtgcttggtcgacgctacgtactatacatacgtatagagaggactagacacgctagctagctagtaagcaaacgaaggaaacagaagatcgtcatgaacatatatgcatacagagagaagtgatatcgaccacctctccttctccgagagattggtcgaacaacaagttctcgtatatctatccgacactaccggctacatatatacaataattatctcttacaaatataatcatacggactcatggtccacatactATTCTCcttcttcagcgatcacgtggtcaagaaagaatgccgccaattcctcttgaattgctcgcatgcgagctggtgctaggagttcatcccgcttccgaaacatctaatttgaagaagggggtcaatacatatatatatgaatgaatgaaagtCAACACagatgatggtaataaaataaaattgtgaatgttgttatttacgtacttcatattgtttgtcagagtacc from Triticum urartu cultivar G1812 chromosome 3, Tu2.1, whole genome shotgun sequence encodes:
- the LOC125542481 gene encoding non-specific lipid-transfer protein 4.1-like, translating into MARAAVARLVLVALVATMLLITTDAAISCGQVNSALSPCISYARGNGANPSAACCSGVRRLAGAVRSTTDKKTTCNCIKSAAGGLSAGKAADIPSKCSVSIPYAISPSLDCSTIR